The Longimicrobium sp. genome includes a window with the following:
- the leuS gene encoding leucine--tRNA ligase: MSNGNHTDSYNPAEVERKWQARWDERGTNAWTDEALRSAEKPFNNLMMFPYPSAEGLHVGNIYAFAGADIYGRFKRLQGYQVFEPIGFDAFGIHSENFALKQGIHPTELIPRNVERFTRQLRRVGLMYDWNHTVDTTTPDYYRWTQWIFLQLYKAGLAEKKAAPVNWCPSCNTVLANEQVIGGECERCGTAVEMRFLSQWFFKITNYAAKLLDNLKTLDWSDTTRKAQENWIGRSEGAELAFPIARRKVADDRHEAAQIESERPVIRVFTTRPDTVFGATYMVLAPEHPLVERVTTPEQQDAVDAYRRQASAQDLVTRKKTDKTKTGVWTGGYAVNPATKQEIPVWIADYVLMEYGTGAIMAVPGHDERDFEFATEFGLPIVRVVAGEGDDAETPLAEAYTGPGRLVNSGHFDGTDVSEAKSAVTEWLASMGVGEKRINYRLHDWTISRQRYWGPPIPILYCDECGIVPVPEDQLPVVLPFVEDFKPDASGISPLARHEEWYLTECPTCGGKARRETDVSDTFLDSAWYFLRYPSAGNEQVPFDPAITRTWLPVDSYIGGNEHAVLHLLYARFVTMALRDMGHVDFEEPFTRFRAHGLIVKDGSKMSKSRGNVVVPDDYIAEWGADTFRTYLMFLGPYQEGGDFRDSGITGPYNFLTRLWDSALTAEDRELDRDVEQKLHATIRKVTEDLEVLSYNTAVAAMMEYLNVVRAGGRTPERAAVEPLVRLVAPFAPHMAEELWERMGGEGSIFGAASWPEFDASKAVADTVEFVVQVNGKVRARMPMARGIAEAEARAAALADAHVRRWIEDKQVRKTVFVPDRLVNLVVG; encoded by the coding sequence ATGAGCAACGGAAACCACACCGACAGCTACAATCCCGCCGAGGTAGAGCGGAAGTGGCAGGCGCGCTGGGACGAGCGGGGCACCAACGCGTGGACGGACGAGGCGCTGCGGTCCGCCGAAAAGCCCTTCAACAACCTGATGATGTTCCCGTACCCCTCGGCCGAGGGGCTTCACGTGGGCAACATCTACGCGTTTGCGGGCGCCGACATCTACGGCCGCTTCAAGCGCCTGCAGGGATACCAGGTGTTCGAGCCCATCGGCTTCGACGCGTTCGGCATCCACAGCGAGAACTTTGCGCTGAAGCAGGGGATTCACCCCACGGAGCTGATCCCGCGCAATGTCGAGCGGTTCACGCGCCAGCTGCGGCGCGTGGGGCTGATGTACGACTGGAACCACACGGTCGACACCACCACGCCCGATTACTACCGGTGGACACAGTGGATCTTCCTGCAGCTGTACAAGGCCGGGCTGGCCGAGAAGAAGGCCGCGCCCGTCAACTGGTGCCCGTCGTGCAACACCGTGCTGGCCAACGAGCAGGTAATCGGCGGCGAGTGCGAGCGCTGCGGCACCGCGGTGGAGATGCGCTTCCTTTCGCAGTGGTTCTTCAAGATCACGAACTACGCGGCCAAGCTGCTCGACAACCTGAAGACGCTGGACTGGTCCGACACCACGCGCAAGGCCCAGGAGAACTGGATCGGCCGCAGCGAGGGCGCCGAGCTGGCGTTTCCCATCGCGCGCCGCAAGGTGGCCGACGACCGGCACGAAGCCGCGCAGATCGAATCCGAGCGCCCGGTGATCCGCGTGTTCACCACCCGGCCCGACACGGTGTTCGGCGCCACGTACATGGTGCTGGCTCCCGAGCACCCGCTGGTGGAGCGCGTCACCACGCCCGAACAGCAGGACGCGGTGGATGCGTACCGGCGCCAGGCGTCTGCCCAGGACCTGGTGACGCGCAAGAAGACCGACAAGACCAAGACGGGCGTGTGGACGGGCGGCTACGCCGTGAACCCGGCCACGAAGCAGGAGATCCCCGTCTGGATCGCCGACTACGTGCTGATGGAGTACGGGACCGGCGCCATCATGGCCGTGCCCGGGCACGACGAGCGCGACTTCGAGTTCGCCACGGAGTTCGGCCTGCCGATCGTGCGCGTGGTGGCGGGTGAGGGGGATGATGCGGAGACGCCGCTGGCCGAGGCGTACACCGGGCCCGGGCGGCTGGTGAACAGCGGCCACTTCGACGGCACGGACGTCTCCGAAGCCAAGTCCGCCGTCACGGAGTGGCTGGCATCGATGGGCGTGGGGGAGAAGCGGATCAACTACCGCCTGCACGACTGGACGATCAGCCGGCAGCGGTACTGGGGTCCGCCCATCCCCATCCTGTACTGCGACGAGTGCGGCATCGTCCCGGTGCCCGAGGACCAGCTGCCCGTTGTGCTTCCCTTCGTGGAAGACTTCAAGCCCGACGCCTCCGGCATCTCTCCCCTGGCGCGGCACGAGGAGTGGTACCTGACGGAGTGCCCCACGTGCGGGGGCAAGGCGCGCCGGGAGACGGACGTCAGCGACACCTTTCTGGACAGCGCCTGGTACTTCCTGCGCTATCCCAGCGCTGGCAACGAGCAGGTGCCGTTCGATCCCGCCATCACGCGCACGTGGCTGCCGGTGGACAGCTACATTGGCGGCAACGAGCACGCGGTGCTGCACCTGCTGTACGCGCGCTTCGTCACCATGGCCCTGCGTGACATGGGGCACGTGGACTTCGAGGAGCCGTTCACCCGCTTCCGCGCGCACGGGCTGATCGTCAAGGACGGCTCCAAAATGTCGAAGTCGCGTGGCAACGTGGTGGTGCCCGACGACTACATCGCCGAGTGGGGAGCGGACACCTTCCGCACGTACCTGATGTTCCTGGGGCCGTACCAGGAAGGCGGCGACTTCCGCGACAGCGGCATCACCGGCCCGTACAACTTCCTCACGCGCCTGTGGGACTCGGCGCTGACGGCGGAGGACCGCGAGCTTGACCGCGACGTGGAGCAGAAGCTTCACGCCACCATCCGCAAGGTGACGGAAGACCTGGAGGTGCTCTCGTACAACACCGCCGTCGCGGCGATGATGGAGTACCTGAACGTGGTCCGCGCGGGCGGCCGCACCCCGGAACGCGCGGCCGTGGAGCCGCTGGTTCGGCTGGTGGCGCCGTTCGCGCCGCACATGGCCGAGGAGCTGTGGGAGCGGATGGGCGGCGAGGGCTCCATCTTCGGCGCCGCGTCGTGGCCGGAGTTCGACGCGTCCAAGGCCGTCGCCGACACGGTGGAGTTCGTCGTGCAGGTGAACGGCAAGGTGCGCGCGCGCATGCCCATGGCCCGCGGCATCGCCGAGGCCGAGGCGCGCGCCGCCGCCCTGGCCGACGCCCACGTGCGCCGGTGGATCGAGGACAAGCAGGTCCGCAAGACCGTTTTCGTTCCCGACCGGCTGGTGAACCTGGTCGTCGGCTGA
- a CDS encoding M23 family metallopeptidase yields the protein MSAARFLGAALTLAVLAGCRDTTGPRDASSFTAPIVGVPMDDVFYGAYRDHDPGTGVRDHACGLKSYNGHGGVDILLRNFQVQDKGVPVIAAADGTVTWVSDGLPDRNITWEGTSGFGNAVEITHPGGLSTIYGHLRRGSVAVSNGQSVQRGAVLGMVGSSGRSNWPHLHFEVREGGASLDPFAGDCSQTQSLWADQLPYQNAFEVTDAGITDQPATFAVLIERPPTLSTFPLNAAGFRFWLQVANQPVAQTRFELRAPGGALRDAGLVQVGASFSMRYLVLEVPVNGQLTEPGAWQIRTYQGNQLIHTQPFTLLPAGAAEGAATPSVRGTFPSAVRVFDQAPGADAHP from the coding sequence ATGTCCGCCGCGCGCTTTCTCGGCGCAGCCCTGACGCTCGCAGTCCTGGCCGGCTGCAGAGATACCACGGGGCCGCGGGATGCTTCCTCGTTCACCGCGCCCATCGTGGGCGTGCCGATGGACGACGTGTTCTACGGCGCGTACCGGGACCACGATCCAGGCACCGGGGTTCGGGACCACGCGTGCGGCCTGAAGTCGTATAACGGCCACGGGGGTGTCGACATCCTGCTGCGCAACTTCCAGGTGCAGGACAAGGGCGTACCGGTGATCGCGGCGGCGGATGGCACGGTGACGTGGGTGAGTGATGGGCTTCCCGACCGGAACATCACGTGGGAGGGCACCAGCGGGTTCGGGAACGCCGTCGAAATCACCCACCCCGGCGGATTGAGCACCATCTATGGCCACCTCCGCCGCGGCTCGGTCGCGGTGAGCAACGGTCAGAGCGTGCAACGGGGCGCGGTCCTGGGGATGGTGGGCAGCTCCGGCAGGTCCAACTGGCCGCACCTGCACTTCGAGGTGCGCGAAGGTGGAGCTTCGCTCGATCCCTTCGCCGGCGACTGCTCGCAGACGCAAAGCCTGTGGGCGGACCAGCTTCCCTATCAGAACGCGTTCGAGGTGACGGATGCAGGGATTACGGACCAGCCGGCGACCTTCGCCGTGTTGATCGAGCGGCCGCCCACGCTCAGCACCTTCCCGTTGAACGCCGCCGGTTTCCGGTTCTGGCTCCAGGTTGCGAACCAGCCGGTGGCCCAGACGCGGTTCGAGCTGCGCGCACCCGGGGGGGCGCTCAGGGATGCGGGACTGGTGCAGGTCGGCGCCTCGTTCAGCATGCGATACCTGGTGCTGGAGGTGCCGGTGAATGGGCAGTTGACCGAGCCTGGCGCATGGCAGATCCGGACCTACCAGGGCAACCAGCTCATCCATACCCAGCCCTTCACCCTGCTGCCCGCGGGCGCCGCCGAGGGCGCCGCCACCCCGTCTGTGCGCGGCACCTTCCCCTCCGCCGTGCGCGTGTTCGACCAGGCGCCGGGAGCGGACGCGCACCCGTAG
- a CDS encoding TIGR01777 family oxidoreductase encodes MKIVLPGGSGQVGTLLARAFVADGHEVVVLSRDPSSAPWRTVRWDARTVGGWAAELEGADAVINLAGRSVNCRYNQANRRAILESRVDSTRAVGQAIVRCAAPPRVWLQASTATIYAHRFDAPNDEATGILGAGEDAPDTWKFSIEVAQAWEAALMEADTPRTRKVALRSAMVMSPDRGGIFDVLLGLVRRGLGGPAGSGRQYVSWVHEADFVRALYWLMERGEVEGAVNVSSRNPLPYADFMRALREAWGTRIGLPAAEWMLEIGTWLMRTETELVLKSRRVVPGRLLEAGFEFQFPHWPEAARDLVTRWRG; translated from the coding sequence ATGAAGATCGTGCTGCCGGGCGGGTCGGGGCAGGTGGGAACCCTCCTCGCGCGCGCCTTCGTGGCGGATGGGCACGAGGTGGTGGTGCTGTCTCGCGATCCGTCGTCCGCGCCGTGGCGGACCGTGCGCTGGGACGCGCGCACCGTCGGCGGCTGGGCCGCGGAGCTGGAAGGTGCCGACGCCGTGATCAACCTGGCTGGCCGAAGCGTCAACTGCCGCTACAACCAGGCGAACCGGCGCGCCATCCTGGAGTCGCGGGTGGATTCCACGCGAGCGGTGGGCCAGGCGATCGTACGGTGTGCCGCGCCGCCGCGGGTATGGCTGCAGGCCAGTACCGCCACCATCTACGCGCACCGTTTCGACGCGCCCAACGACGAGGCCACGGGCATCCTCGGGGCGGGGGAGGACGCGCCCGACACCTGGAAGTTCAGCATCGAAGTGGCGCAGGCGTGGGAAGCCGCCCTGATGGAGGCCGACACGCCGCGGACGCGGAAGGTGGCGCTGCGCTCGGCCATGGTGATGAGCCCCGACCGGGGCGGCATCTTCGACGTGCTGCTGGGGCTGGTGAGGCGCGGGCTGGGCGGGCCCGCGGGAAGCGGGCGCCAGTACGTCTCGTGGGTGCACGAGGCCGACTTCGTCCGCGCCCTGTACTGGCTGATGGAGCGCGGCGAGGTGGAAGGCGCCGTCAACGTCTCGTCGCGCAATCCGCTCCCCTACGCCGACTTCATGCGCGCCCTGCGCGAGGCGTGGGGCACGCGCATCGGGCTGCCGGCGGCGGAGTGGATGCTGGAGATCGGCACCTGGCTGATGCGCACCGAGACCGAGCTGGTGCTCAAGAGCCGCCGCGTGGTCCCCGGGCGGCTGCTGGAGGCCGGCTTCGAGTTCCAGTTCCCCCACTGGCCCGAAGCTGCCCGCGATCTTGTAACCCGCTGGCGCGGGTAG
- a CDS encoding serine hydrolase: protein MPLIRLALLLALALLPACAPAAAQARSARASTDTAALRRTIENASAGYQGIVGVSVRNLATGESLSIRGGETFSSASLIKVAVLVALLDEVEKGTMRLDEPLSMLARDRVGGSGVLQHFRPGLQLTVEDAARLMIIISDNTATNLLLEKLNIRTVWTKMEALGLPHTKIHSKTFNRATSVAMDSSVKYGLGVTTPDETVELFARLHAGTAVSPRMDSLALAMLRENEDWNKLTRWLPEGARAAHKSGDVDQARNDCGILYGPDAPVAICVMTRENRDTSYATDNPANLLIARIGALVYQHFNPSAPPPAIPR from the coding sequence ATGCCGCTGATCCGACTCGCCCTGCTCCTGGCGCTGGCCCTGCTCCCCGCCTGCGCGCCCGCCGCCGCACAGGCCCGCTCCGCGCGCGCCTCCACAGACACGGCCGCGCTCCGGCGCACCATCGAAAACGCCTCCGCGGGCTACCAGGGAATCGTGGGCGTCAGCGTGCGGAACCTGGCGACTGGAGAATCCCTCTCCATCCGTGGCGGAGAGACGTTCTCCAGCGCCTCGCTGATCAAGGTGGCCGTCCTGGTGGCGCTGCTGGACGAGGTGGAGAAGGGAACCATGCGGCTGGACGAGCCGCTGTCGATGCTGGCGCGCGACCGCGTGGGAGGCAGCGGCGTCCTGCAGCACTTCCGTCCCGGGCTGCAGCTGACGGTGGAAGACGCGGCCCGGCTGATGATCATCATCTCGGACAACACCGCTACCAACCTGCTGCTCGAAAAGCTGAACATACGCACCGTGTGGACGAAGATGGAGGCCTTGGGGCTGCCCCACACCAAGATCCACTCCAAGACCTTCAACCGTGCCACGAGCGTGGCGATGGACAGCTCGGTGAAGTACGGGCTGGGCGTCACCACGCCGGACGAGACGGTGGAACTCTTCGCGCGGCTGCACGCCGGGACCGCCGTGTCGCCGCGGATGGACTCGCTGGCGCTCGCGATGCTGCGTGAGAACGAGGACTGGAACAAGCTCACTCGCTGGCTTCCTGAGGGCGCCAGGGCGGCGCACAAGAGTGGTGACGTGGACCAGGCGAGAAACGACTGTGGTATTCTGTACGGTCCGGACGCGCCGGTCGCGATCTGCGTGATGACGCGCGAGAACCGTGATACCTCCTACGCGACCGACAATCCCGCCAACCTGCTGATCGCGCGGATTGGCGCCCTCGTTTACCAGCACTTCAACCCGTCGGCCCCGCCACCGGCGATCCCCCGATGA
- a CDS encoding C40 family peptidase, translating into MAWSPRNALCALVLVFLSAPVFVAAQEGPRSVRSAGPRFSIEARRDSVVSMARQQLGRQYVFGGTTPRGFDCSGFTQYLMRAFGVETPRTAAQQARAGQEVPRDRSMLRPGDILTFGRGGRVTHVGVYVGDGRYVHASSGQGRIVESSLDRPQSSLVRAWMGVRRYIRGDSAETRAVAQAAPAPQPSTRPVAPKRRG; encoded by the coding sequence ATGGCCTGGTCACCCCGGAACGCGCTCTGCGCGCTCGTGCTCGTATTTCTGTCCGCGCCGGTGTTCGTCGCCGCACAGGAAGGCCCCCGCTCCGTCCGTTCGGCGGGGCCCCGCTTCAGCATCGAGGCTCGGCGCGATTCCGTGGTGAGCATGGCCCGTCAGCAGCTCGGGCGTCAGTACGTGTTTGGTGGCACCACGCCGCGCGGGTTCGACTGCAGCGGCTTTACCCAGTACCTGATGCGCGCCTTCGGCGTGGAAACGCCGCGGACGGCGGCGCAGCAGGCCCGCGCCGGCCAGGAGGTGCCGCGCGACCGCTCTATGCTTCGCCCGGGCGACATCCTGACCTTCGGGCGGGGCGGCCGCGTGACGCACGTGGGCGTGTACGTGGGCGACGGGCGGTACGTGCATGCCAGCAGCGGCCAGGGGCGCATCGTGGAGAGCAGCCTCGACCGGCCGCAGTCCAGCCTGGTGCGCGCGTGGATGGGCGTTCGGCGCTACATCCGCGGCGACAGCGCCGAAACGCGGGCCGTGGCGCAGGCCGCTCCCGCGCCCCAGCCCAGCACCCGCCCCGTCGCACCGAAGCGCCGCGGCTGA
- a CDS encoding CapA family protein, whose protein sequence is MQADTAGVRICAGGDITLGTNLDTAWVHTRARLGRRVPALPAPDSLVEPLRPLVADADIVLWNVEGAIGDGPINRRKCAPRSTACYAFRSPEASARALRQVADSAEVVANVANNHARDDGDVGRRNTIRHLESAGALVTGADTLATVVATAEGDTVAFLGFAQWAGPDPRNLGSVRRHVARAAERWPRLVVTMHMGAEGRGHQRTPDRREIFYGEDRGNVVAFARAATDAGADLVIGHGPHVMRAVEWRGNALVFYSLGNLLTYGPFSLVEPLNRGAIACAVLDDEGRVLSAQLRSTRQLPPGQVQADDTGRASALADSLSVLDFPDTGARIDPVTGEVLRPGIGLPAEEPRRQR, encoded by the coding sequence TTGCAAGCAGACACGGCGGGCGTGCGCATTTGCGCGGGCGGAGACATCACACTGGGAACCAACCTCGACACCGCGTGGGTGCACACGCGGGCGCGCCTGGGCCGGCGGGTGCCCGCGCTGCCTGCACCCGATTCGCTGGTAGAGCCGCTTCGCCCTCTGGTCGCGGACGCCGACATCGTGCTGTGGAACGTGGAGGGCGCGATCGGGGACGGGCCGATCAACCGGCGGAAGTGCGCGCCGCGCTCCACGGCGTGCTACGCCTTCCGCTCGCCTGAGGCCTCGGCGCGCGCGCTGCGGCAGGTGGCGGACAGCGCCGAGGTCGTCGCGAACGTGGCCAACAACCACGCGCGGGATGATGGCGACGTAGGCCGACGCAACACCATCCGCCACCTGGAGAGCGCCGGCGCACTCGTCACCGGGGCCGATACGCTGGCCACCGTGGTCGCCACGGCGGAGGGCGACACCGTGGCGTTCCTGGGCTTCGCGCAGTGGGCGGGCCCGGACCCGCGGAACCTCGGCTCGGTGCGCCGCCACGTCGCCCGGGCCGCGGAGCGCTGGCCCCGGCTGGTGGTGACCATGCACATGGGTGCGGAGGGCCGCGGGCACCAGCGCACGCCGGACCGGCGCGAGATCTTCTACGGGGAAGATCGCGGCAACGTCGTCGCGTTCGCACGTGCCGCCACCGATGCCGGCGCGGACCTGGTGATCGGGCACGGGCCGCACGTTATGCGCGCCGTGGAGTGGCGGGGAAACGCGCTGGTGTTCTACTCGCTGGGCAATCTCCTGACGTACGGCCCGTTCTCGCTCGTGGAGCCGCTGAACCGCGGCGCCATCGCCTGCGCGGTGCTCGACGACGAGGGCCGTGTGCTCTCTGCGCAACTGAGGTCCACGCGCCAGTTGCCACCAGGCCAGGTGCAGGCTGACGACACCGGCCGCGCCTCCGCCCTGGCCGACTCCCTCTCGGTACTGGACTTTCCGGACACGGGCGCCCGCATCGATCCCGTCACCGGCGAAGTGCTACGCCCGGGCATCGGTCTGCCCGCGGAAGAACCCCGCCGTCAACGGTAA
- the tnpA gene encoding IS200/IS605 family transposase: MREPFTQLYLHVTWATWNRAPLITPWLMEAIDHCIRAEWAKLGANVEAFGGVQDHVHLLVRFPTTVAVAELVKQVKGSSSHLVGQRLRVAFKWQGGYGAFTVSPYHVEKVRNYVLHQPEHHAAGNTHSSLELLTAEQNRAGPSAA, from the coding sequence ATGCGGGAGCCTTTCACCCAGTTGTACCTGCACGTCACGTGGGCCACGTGGAACCGTGCTCCGCTGATCACGCCGTGGCTGATGGAGGCGATCGACCACTGCATTCGCGCCGAGTGGGCGAAGCTGGGCGCCAACGTCGAGGCGTTCGGGGGCGTGCAGGACCATGTGCACCTGCTGGTGCGCTTTCCGACCACCGTTGCGGTCGCGGAACTGGTGAAGCAGGTGAAAGGCTCGTCTTCGCACCTGGTGGGGCAGAGGCTGCGAGTCGCGTTCAAGTGGCAGGGCGGATACGGCGCGTTCACCGTGTCGCCCTACCACGTCGAGAAGGTGCGCAACTACGTGCTGCACCAGCCCGAGCACCACGCCGCCGGAAACACGCATTCGTCTTTGGAGCTTCTGACGGCGGAGCAAAACCGAGCCGGCCCCAGCGCCGCGTAG